The following is a genomic window from Paenibacillus sp. FSL R5-0766.
AAGGTTTGAGTAGAATAAAAAGATCAAAGGCATATACTGAAATTAGAGAGAGCTGGCTAATCGCTGGCTCTTTTTGTGCGTGGAAGTTGCAATTAGTGCAGAAATGTTGGTTTTATCTCCTTCCCCCTTGAATTGGTAACGCTTACGCTAGATAATGAATCGGTTTGTCTCAAAAAAATAGTTTGTCTTTAGCGCTTACATCAATACAATTAATGTCACGACAAATTTAGACAAGGTGAGATGAAAAGATGTCATATCGGACAAACCTGTTTTCCAAAATGGTCATTCTTATTCTGATTATGCTGATTCCTGTAGTGCTTTTGTACTGGTACTCCAATCACAAAACAACAGCTGTTCTCAGAGATGAGTTGAATCGATCAAATAGTAACCAGCTTGAATTTTTCCAAAATCAAGTGAACACACACATCGAACTGTTATCCTCATGGCCGAATCTGCTCATACATGATCCTGATATTGGCAGCTTCCGGCGAATCTATGCGGACAGTAACTACTTTGATCTGGATGCGATCAACCTGGTCAAACGTATTCAGAATAAGCTGAGTATTCAGGAAAGTTCATCCAATTGGGCTACAAAGTTATATCTGTATTCTCCTTCGCTGGGAAGGGTGGTTTCCGAAAGGGACGCACGTTCTTACGATAAAGAAGCGCTAAGGGAAAATATCATTTCCGGCTGGGATGTACGCAAAATTCAGGATGGGGAAGATGATCGGTTCATGTTTAGCTGGATTACGGTATCTCCATACGGTATTAAGGACCCAGCTAATCATGCGGAAACGATTATTAAACTGGAGTTTGATAGTGATAACATTCGGGATATGCTGGACAAATTCAAGGACGATGGCAGGCATGACCCCTTCTATTTCCGTGAAGAATCGGGGGTTATCTATAATCGGACTTCAGATCGTTCATTAACGAATCAGTTGATGGAAGAACTGTCCGCCCACAAACTTCAGGACGTTGATAATCGTACAGTAGTGATCGGGGACGAGCCTTACATGGTTAACACCGTGAAATCCAGTACAACAGGCTGGTATTTGGTGGACTACATGCCGCTATCAGATATTCTGAAGCCCATTCATCAATCGAATATGCTGTTCTATTCTTCCATGATTTGTTTGTTGTTAATGAGTTTTGGTGTGGCGTATTTGTTCTATGTTCAGGTACAGGTACCAGTGAAACAACTCATTCGCGGGTTCCAGCGGTTGAAGCAGGAAGATTATTCAGTGAGGATTAAGCCAAAAGGCCGCAATGAATTCAGTTTCCTGTCCGAACGTTTCAACTTGATGGTGGAGCAGATCCAGCAGTTATTTGAACACGTTTATCTGGAACAGATTCATGTGCGTGAAGCCCGGTTGAAGCAGCTGCAATCGCAGATTAACCCGCACTTTTTCTATAATTGTTTCTCCTTCATTACAAGTATGGCGAAGCTCAAGCGTATGGACGCTGTTGTAGCGATGTCGCATAATCTATCGCGATATTATCGGTATACGACTAGACAGGAGCGGGATGTGGTACCGTTGACAGAAGAGATTGAATTTGTCAGCTGTTATCTGGAGATCCAACGGATGCGTATGGACCGCATTCACTACAAGATTGATCTGTCCGATGAGATGTTAAGACAGGAGGTTCCTCCACTCATCGTGCAACCACTGGTGGAGAATGCGGTGATTCACGGTATAGAAGCGGACGCGGAAGCCGGAGAAATAAGAGTATCCGGGGAAAAACAGGACGGTGTCATGGTTCTTGTGGTAGAAGATGATGGGCAAGGCATGACGCAGGAGGCACGTGAGGCGCTTCTGAGTAAGCTCAGGGGAACGATGGATCAGGAGATGGGCTGTGGCCTGTGGAATGTGAATCAGAGACTCCAGCTTCGATATGGGGAGCAGGCTGGGCTGGATGTAACGGAATCGGAACTTGGTGGATTACGCGTTACGCTGTCTTGGCCTGCCGAGCAGGAGTTTCTTCTGGAGAATGAAGGATAAGCACCTGGAATATGTAATGCATGATGAACGATGGAATCCATTTGCAGAATGAACGAAATAGGGAGTGAATCACTTGATTGATATATTGCTGGTAGATGATGAGACATACGTAACAGAAAGTCTGGAACTTACGATCCCCTGGGGAGAGCTTGGAGTAACGACCGTGCTGCGTGCCGCATCTGGTAAAGAAGCGTTGGAGATTATGGAGGAAAATGCAGTAGACATCGTAGTTACCGATATTCGCATGCCTGGCATGTCCGGACTGGATCTCATTGCAGAGGTAAGCAAGCGCTGGTCTCATATCCGCTGTATTTTACTAACGGGTCACAGTGATTTTGATTATGCTAAAAAAGCTATTCAATTGCAGGCAGCGGATTATATCCTGAAACCCGTAAACGATGATGAGTTTATGGGATCGGTGTCGGCAGCTATCACGTCTCTTCGCGATGAGTGGGATGAATTCGATAAATATCACCGGCTGTTATACAGTCGGAAATCTGACTATAAAATTTTGCGGGAAAATCTCATGCATGATCTGCTGCTGGGGCGTGAGATCACGGCGCGGGCACTTCGGGAACAACTGCAACAATATGAGATTCATATCGATCCAGAACAATCGGCTGTGATGATGCTGATTCGCCTTACAGGACGTTTCTCATCAATGGACCAGCAGTCTCTGGATCTGATGGATTTTGCGGTAGGTAATATTGCAGAGGAAGTACTTGGAGAGCAATTTAACGTGTGGTTTGGTCGCGGACCCCATGAGTGTCTGGTTATGTTCTTGCAGAATCAAGATCAGATCGAAGCTCCGCAGATGGACTTGGAGACGTTGAGAATCTCAGCTGAAACTTTCCGTGAGCATGTCATTCGATATTTACAGGGAGATCTGTCCATGGTAGTTACACCGTCATTTCCCTTTAATGAGTTGACAGCAGCTTATCGGAAAAGTCTGGGTTCGCTTGTCCTTTCAGGACCGGAAGAACACAAGATTATATATATGGACATGGATCAGGCGCTCAGCAAAAGACCGGAGAATGATGCGACGCAGGCGCTCGAAGAGCTGTACAAACCACCTGTACTTCCGCAATTGCTCGAGACCAAGCAATGGGAAGCGGCAGCGCGTAAGCTGAACACGGTCTTTGACGCGGCAGAACAGGTACGATTGTCCAGAGAACATGTGTATGAGATGTATCTGTCGGTAACTAATGCATTTATGTATATCGCCCATAAACAGGGGCATCTGGTGCATGAGATTGATCATGCGGGATTCGATCTGCTCCTTGCTCATCAGTTGATTCAATCCCCCGAGAAGCTACGGCGTTGGGCTACCGAGATGCTGGCGAAGCTTCAGGAAGAGTTGTCCGATCAGGAAGGTGTGCAGAGCCGTAGGCATGTAATCAAGCAGGTTCAGGAGCTGGTGACAAGAGATACAGGACAGGATCTGTCGGTGAAGATGATTGCGGACAAGGTATATTTACACCCTGTATATCTATCGAAAATTTACAAGGCAGAGACTGGGGAAGGTCTTGGGGACTACATGATTCGTATGCGCATGGAACGTGCTCTATATCTGCTTAAGAATAGTAACAAAAAAATATACGAGATTACGAGTGAACTTGGTTATCAAAATCCGCAATATTTCAGCAAAATGTTCAAAAAACATTATGGTATGACACCAAATGAATTTCGGGATCAGGCATAATTACAACAACATTCCAGAATATAGGTTGGCAAAGGTGCAGAAATCTTGATTTCGTATCATAGGCTCAAAGGCCTGGTCAGCCTATAATGAAAGGGTAACCAAAACGATTTAAGGGGGAACAACATGAGAGCGCAATCAACAAAAAAGAGATTCTTGACGCTTCTCGCTACAACGCTGAGTCTAACTGTCGTTCTTGCAGGATGTTCAGGCGGCAGTGGGGGCGGAGATAGTGCAACACCAAGTACATCTGGAACCCAAAACGAATACAAAGAAAAGTATGATCCGGAAGTAACCATTACAACAGCATGGGGAATCGATCCTGAGCTGAAGTTTAAAAATGGCGAATCCATGGAAAATAACGTTGCAACCAAGTGGGCCAAGGAAAAATTCGGGATTAATGTCAGCGCGCTCTGGTCAGTAACAGACACAAACAGTGCGTTTGCAACCAAACTTCGTCTGGCTATGTCCTCTGGACAGGAAATGCCAGATATCGTGACGATTGGTAGTGCGGACAATCTCGTTGCTCAAGACTTGATCGACTCTGGCATGTACGAAGAAGTCGGTCCACTGTTCGACAAATATGCTTCAGACACATGGAAAAAAGCGATGGAGCAAGATCCTAACGTTTGGAACCAATATAGTCGTGATGGCAAAAGAATGGGTATTCCTGTTCTGGACTACGCATACAACAATGATTACTTGCTCTGGATTCGCCAGGATTGGCTGGACAAGTTGAATCTAAAAGCACCAAAAACAATCGATGAGCTGGAAACCGTTATGGAAGCCTTCAAAAACAATAACCCGGACGGCTTGGCTCCTGAAAAAGTCACTCCGCTCAGCGTTGGTTTCAAAACATCCATGAACACATGGATGGGAGATGTATCCTGGATCTTTGGTGCATATGGCACCTTACCTCAACAATGGAATCTGGCAACTGATGGAAAGCTCGAGTATGGCTCCATTAATCCAGGCATGAAGCAAGGTCTGACCAAATTGAGCGAATGGCTCAAAAAAGGATATATCCCGCAGGAAGCAGCTCTATGGGATGAGAACAAAACAGCAGAGCCAGCAGTTGCAGGAACTGCCGGTATTATTCCAGGACCTTACTGGATGAGTGGGTGGCCACTCCTCGATACAGTGAAAAATGTACCGAGTGCGGTATGGAAACCGATTGAAATTCCTACCGGTCCTGAAGGAAAAGCGATGCGTCACGGAACACAGTTCGTTAATGGTGTTACGTTGATCAAAAAAGATATGGCACACCCAGAAGCATTCTTTACGTACCAGAACTACCTGTTCGACAATTATGCAGACCCGGCACCAGGTAGCCCTTATGATAACGGTCTGTTTGCAGGTTATGACTACCAATTGGATGCAAATGGAAAACAAATGCCGATTGACGAGATTGAAGGCGGATACGTGAACGTTGTACGTTATTTGCTTGTTCGCGACGGTGCTCGTATTCCAGATGCCCAGATGAAAGCACTTCTGAACTTAGCGGATGGCAAAGAGCCTGAAACGAAGCTTGAGAAAGATGTTGCTGTCAATTACGGTAAAGAAACTCCAGCAGCAGCCAAAGTGTTACTGAGCCAAGAAGAAATTTCCTTTAAAAACATGTTCACAGGTCCAACAACACAGACGATGAAATCCAAGCTGGACTATCTGAACAAAATCGAGAATCAAGCATTTAACGAAATTATCTATGGCAAAAATCCGGCGGATGCGTTTGATACCTTTGTACAAACGTGGAAATCGGGTGGCGGTGATCAAATCACGCAAGAGGTTAACGAATGGTATGACAGTGTGAAAAAATAGTTACAAGCAGCGCTCAGACGACTAACGTCTGGGCGCTTTTTTTTTGTTTATTCAAGCTAAGGCAAAGTGGTTGAATTTGTGCCATTTATATTGCTTTTATGTGCTGTTTGGACCCCGTAAAAGGTTGATATAA
Proteins encoded in this region:
- a CDS encoding response regulator, whose product is MIDILLVDDETYVTESLELTIPWGELGVTTVLRAASGKEALEIMEENAVDIVVTDIRMPGMSGLDLIAEVSKRWSHIRCILLTGHSDFDYAKKAIQLQAADYILKPVNDDEFMGSVSAAITSLRDEWDEFDKYHRLLYSRKSDYKILRENLMHDLLLGREITARALREQLQQYEIHIDPEQSAVMMLIRLTGRFSSMDQQSLDLMDFAVGNIAEEVLGEQFNVWFGRGPHECLVMFLQNQDQIEAPQMDLETLRISAETFREHVIRYLQGDLSMVVTPSFPFNELTAAYRKSLGSLVLSGPEEHKIIYMDMDQALSKRPENDATQALEELYKPPVLPQLLETKQWEAAARKLNTVFDAAEQVRLSREHVYEMYLSVTNAFMYIAHKQGHLVHEIDHAGFDLLLAHQLIQSPEKLRRWATEMLAKLQEELSDQEGVQSRRHVIKQVQELVTRDTGQDLSVKMIADKVYLHPVYLSKIYKAETGEGLGDYMIRMRMERALYLLKNSNKKIYEITSELGYQNPQYFSKMFKKHYGMTPNEFRDQA
- a CDS encoding sensor histidine kinase, with protein sequence MSYRTNLFSKMVILILIMLIPVVLLYWYSNHKTTAVLRDELNRSNSNQLEFFQNQVNTHIELLSSWPNLLIHDPDIGSFRRIYADSNYFDLDAINLVKRIQNKLSIQESSSNWATKLYLYSPSLGRVVSERDARSYDKEALRENIISGWDVRKIQDGEDDRFMFSWITVSPYGIKDPANHAETIIKLEFDSDNIRDMLDKFKDDGRHDPFYFREESGVIYNRTSDRSLTNQLMEELSAHKLQDVDNRTVVIGDEPYMVNTVKSSTTGWYLVDYMPLSDILKPIHQSNMLFYSSMICLLLMSFGVAYLFYVQVQVPVKQLIRGFQRLKQEDYSVRIKPKGRNEFSFLSERFNLMVEQIQQLFEHVYLEQIHVREARLKQLQSQINPHFFYNCFSFITSMAKLKRMDAVVAMSHNLSRYYRYTTRQERDVVPLTEEIEFVSCYLEIQRMRMDRIHYKIDLSDEMLRQEVPPLIVQPLVENAVIHGIEADAEAGEIRVSGEKQDGVMVLVVEDDGQGMTQEAREALLSKLRGTMDQEMGCGLWNVNQRLQLRYGEQAGLDVTESELGGLRVTLSWPAEQEFLLENEG
- a CDS encoding extracellular solute-binding protein — protein: MRAQSTKKRFLTLLATTLSLTVVLAGCSGGSGGGDSATPSTSGTQNEYKEKYDPEVTITTAWGIDPELKFKNGESMENNVATKWAKEKFGINVSALWSVTDTNSAFATKLRLAMSSGQEMPDIVTIGSADNLVAQDLIDSGMYEEVGPLFDKYASDTWKKAMEQDPNVWNQYSRDGKRMGIPVLDYAYNNDYLLWIRQDWLDKLNLKAPKTIDELETVMEAFKNNNPDGLAPEKVTPLSVGFKTSMNTWMGDVSWIFGAYGTLPQQWNLATDGKLEYGSINPGMKQGLTKLSEWLKKGYIPQEAALWDENKTAEPAVAGTAGIIPGPYWMSGWPLLDTVKNVPSAVWKPIEIPTGPEGKAMRHGTQFVNGVTLIKKDMAHPEAFFTYQNYLFDNYADPAPGSPYDNGLFAGYDYQLDANGKQMPIDEIEGGYVNVVRYLLVRDGARIPDAQMKALLNLADGKEPETKLEKDVAVNYGKETPAAAKVLLSQEEISFKNMFTGPTTQTMKSKLDYLNKIENQAFNEIIYGKNPADAFDTFVQTWKSGGGDQITQEVNEWYDSVKK